A window from Zetaproteobacteria bacterium encodes these proteins:
- a CDS encoding YmdB family metallophosphoesterase: MIGDVIGKAGRRALRLGLPGLIDRHMIDFVVANGENLAAGFGLTGKCADELFRYGVDVLTNGNHCWDQKEFLQLIDRDPRFVRPANFTSFAPGRGWTVRESAAGYRIAVVNLIGQTFMGGWACPFLTADRVLEELPRDLNAILVDIHAEATSEKMGMGWYLDGRVSCVYGTHTHVPTCDERILPGGTAVQSDVGMTGSYQSVIGMKVETALKRMIQRLPGRFEPVERGGEIRATLLCVDPETRRACAIERIRVGADQLGG, encoded by the coding sequence ATCATCGGCGATGTGATCGGCAAGGCGGGGCGCCGGGCGCTGCGCCTCGGCCTGCCGGGGTTGATCGACCGCCACATGATCGACTTCGTCGTGGCCAACGGCGAGAACCTCGCCGCCGGTTTCGGCCTGACCGGAAAGTGCGCCGACGAGCTGTTCCGCTACGGCGTCGACGTGCTGACCAACGGCAACCACTGCTGGGATCAGAAGGAGTTTCTCCAGTTGATCGACCGGGATCCCCGCTTCGTCCGGCCGGCCAACTTCACCAGCTTCGCCCCCGGTCGCGGCTGGACGGTGCGCGAGAGCGCCGCCGGCTATCGCATCGCGGTGGTCAACCTGATCGGTCAGACCTTCATGGGCGGCTGGGCCTGCCCGTTTCTCACCGCCGACCGGGTGCTGGAGGAGCTGCCGCGCGACCTGAACGCCATTCTGGTCGACATCCACGCCGAGGCGACCAGCGAGAAGATGGGCATGGGCTGGTATCTCGACGGGCGGGTCTCCTGCGTCTACGGCACCCACACCCATGTGCCGACCTGCGACGAGCGCATCCTGCCCGGCGGGACGGCGGTGCAGAGCGATGTCGGCATGACCGGCTCCTACCAGTCGGTGATCGGCATGAAGGTGGAGACCGCGCTCAAGCGGATGATCCAGCGGCTGCCCGGCCGCTTCGAGCCGGTGGAGCGCGGCGGCGAGATCCGCGCCACCTTGCTTTGCGTCGATCCGGAGACCCGGCGCGCCTGCGCCATCGAGCGGATCCGGGTAGGCGCCGACCAGCTGGGCGGCTGA
- a CDS encoding TlpA family protein disulfide reductase, with translation MWFAAEEGESMPYGWLTGLLLLVSLAGCFSGGGGGAPASRLEQGMDFPALVMRDLSGGVVDSGTLLRGKVVVFNVWATWCPPCRKEMPDLIALSKRLPRKDFAVVGLSVDESLQQLQQFIERHGVSFPVFWDPGGRAIAADRLTVFKYPETFILNRQGTVVARVIGGYPWNAEETVRALHYIAEHGTLPEDS, from the coding sequence ATGTGGTTCGCCGCAGAGGAAGGTGAGTCGATGCCATACGGATGGTTGACCGGATTGCTGCTGCTTGTTTCGCTTGCCGGATGCTTCTCCGGCGGTGGCGGCGGCGCGCCGGCCTCGCGGCTGGAGCAGGGGATGGACTTCCCCGCGCTGGTCATGCGCGACCTCTCCGGTGGCGTGGTCGACAGCGGCACGCTGCTGCGCGGCAAGGTGGTGGTGTTCAATGTCTGGGCCACCTGGTGCCCGCCCTGCCGCAAGGAGATGCCCGACCTCATCGCCCTGAGCAAGCGGCTGCCGCGGAAGGATTTCGCGGTGGTCGGCCTGTCGGTGGACGAGAGTCTGCAGCAGTTGCAGCAGTTCATCGAACGGCACGGGGTCAGCTTCCCGGTTTTCTGGGATCCGGGCGGGCGGGCGATCGCCGCCGACCGGCTCACCGTCTTCAAATATCCGGAAACCTTCATTCTCAATCGCCAGGGCACGGTGGTGGCGCGGGTGATCGGCGGCTACCCGTGGAACGCCGAGGAAACGGTGCGGGCGCTGCACTACATCGCCGAGCACGGCACCCTGCCGGAGGATTCGTGA
- the zapA gene encoding cell division protein ZapA has protein sequence MRSNRSIRCWPSFRRRSRSPGRSRPKRKRSDEVVTHTVEVRLLNRTERVVTRDDPALVEASAARVQQKIDELRRAGAVVGGERLALLAALNLAEDLIRTERALQEGSRGLTSALERLESLSGALADAPLR, from the coding sequence ATGCGCTCGAACAGATCGATACGGTGCTGGCCGAGCTTCCGCCGGAGGAGCCGGAGCCCCGGTAGGAGCCGGCCGAAGAGGAAGAGGAGTGATGAGGTCGTGACCCATACGGTGGAGGTGCGGCTGCTCAATCGGACCGAGCGGGTGGTCACACGCGACGACCCGGCGCTGGTCGAGGCGTCGGCGGCGCGGGTGCAGCAGAAAATCGACGAGTTGCGTCGGGCCGGGGCGGTGGTCGGCGGTGAGCGGCTGGCGCTGCTCGCCGCGCTCAACCTGGCCGAGGATCTGATCCGGACCGAGCGCGCCCTGCAGGAGGGGAGCAGGGGGTTGACATCAGCGTTGGAACGGCTAGAGTCGCTCTCAGGAGCGCTTGCGGACGCGCCCCTGCGTTGA
- a CDS encoding 5-formyltetrahydrofolate cyclo-ligase → MSPPPSQAAAPFAGAAAFLLASDSLLWFLVRSFAAGRCVVTERPEREGAAKPRLRAWGRRRRARLAPEVRAAASEAVVDRLRAWLAGRSRPLELLLYRALPDEVETSALFRTPPADRIFAPRLAADGEEMVWVEAGPGAGWRRGRFGVLEPAGARMWRPSTGVESVLAAPLTAFDRAGGRIGMGQGCFDRWLAAHRPHLAAVVGLAFSCQECDCVPMEPHDQPLEWIFTEKEAIACRSGS, encoded by the coding sequence TTGTCTCCTCCTCCTTCGCAAGCCGCCGCGCCCTTCGCCGGCGCGGCGGCCTTTCTCCTCGCTTCCGATTCCCTTCTCTGGTTCCTCGTGCGGTCTTTCGCCGCCGGGCGCTGCGTCGTGACGGAGCGCCCGGAGCGGGAGGGTGCCGCCAAACCGCGGCTGCGCGCCTGGGGGCGGAGGCGGCGGGCGCGGCTTGCCCCCGAGGTTCGTGCGGCGGCGTCGGAGGCGGTGGTCGATCGGCTGCGCGCCTGGTTGGCCGGGCGTTCGCGACCGCTCGAACTGCTGCTCTACCGAGCCTTGCCTGATGAGGTGGAGACCTCCGCCCTCTTCCGCACGCCCCCCGCCGACCGGATCTTCGCGCCGCGGCTGGCCGCCGATGGGGAGGAGATGGTCTGGGTGGAGGCAGGGCCGGGGGCTGGATGGCGTCGGGGTCGTTTCGGCGTGCTGGAGCCGGCGGGGGCGCGGATGTGGCGCCCGTCGACCGGGGTGGAGAGCGTGCTGGCAGCGCCGTTGACCGCCTTCGACCGGGCAGGCGGTCGCATCGGTATGGGCCAGGGCTGTTTCGACCGCTGGCTGGCGGCGCACCGCCCCCACCTCGCGGCGGTGGTCGGGCTGGCCTTCTCCTGCCAGGAGTGCGATTGTGTGCCGATGGAGCCGCATGACCAGCCGCTGGAGTGGATCTTCACCGAGAAGGAGGCGATCGCGTGCCGCTCAGGATCCTGA